One genomic window of Hemibagrus wyckioides isolate EC202008001 unplaced genomic scaffold, SWU_Hwy_1.0 Contig8, whole genome shotgun sequence includes the following:
- the LOC131350696 gene encoding uncharacterized protein LOC131350696, translating into MLITDKGEKYVSSAGVTLTVTDLQVICHYKSQALICHTSCHLTFAANVYYWCWKELYEGDLPRQESLEPLEGSSVEIVEKVLSSGQSVKEVFWHSSKDFKDLMHEFTNRVEYVKQDRNCTLKMNQLRKKDSGEYRLRVVYTSNRISGRPGVVLNVTDLQVRLSHYAGSSEERTTVTLSCITSCTLSNSPTYLWYKNGQPVTDKLTKHNKLYLFFSEDAGNYSCAVKGREDLRSPEQTVRRENQSLSRRLW; encoded by the exons ATGCTCATTACGGATAAAGGAGAGAAATACGTGAGCTCAGCTGGAGTTACTCTGACAGTTACAG ATCTGCAGGTGATCTGTCACTACAAAAGTCAAGCTCTAATCTGCCACACTTCCTGTCATCTAACCTTTGCTGCTAATGTGTACTACTG GTGTTGGAAGGAGCTGTATGAGGGTGACCTACCCAGACAAGAGAGTTTGGAACCTTTGGAAGGGTCTTCAGTGGAAATTGTGGAAAAAGTGCTTTCCAGTGGACAGAGTGTTAAAGAAGTATTCTGGCATTCTTCTAAGGACTTCAAGGACCTGATGCATGAGTTTACTAATCGAGTTGAATATGTGAAGCAAGACAGAAACTGCACTCTGAAAATGAACCagctgagaaagaaagactctGGAGAATATCGGCTTAGAGTAGTTTATACATCTAACCGAATCTCGGGTAGACCTGGAGTGGTTCTTAATGTTACAG ATCTGCAGGTAAGACTGAGTCACTATGCAGGGTCATCAGAAGAACGGACGACAGTAACGCTGAGCTGCATCACCTCCTGCACTCTGTCCAACAGCCCCACTTACCTGTGGTACAAGAACGGACAGCCTGTTACTGATAAACtcaccaaacacaacaaactctacCTCTTCTTCAGCGAAGATGCAGGGAACTACTCCTGTGCTGTGAAAGGACGTGAGGATCTTCGCTCTCCTGAACAAACTGTTAGACGTGAGAATCAGTCATTATCTAGAAGGTTGTGGTAG